TGTTGCTACCAAAGAAGCTTGTAGATATCTAATAGATAATGGAGTAGATGCGGTTAAGGTAGGTATAGGTCCAGGATCTATATGTACTACAAGAGTTGTATCGGGCGTTGGCGTACCACAGCTTTCGGCAATTATGGATTGCGCAGAAGAAGCAGATAAAAGCGGTATCGGGCTTATTGCTGATGGTGGCATCAAATACTCTGGAGATATAGTGAAAGCCCTTGCCGGTGGAGCTGCAGCAGTAATGATTGGATCGCTATTTGCTGGGTGTGATGAAAGCCCTGGAGAAGCGATAATCTATAACGGTAGAAGATTTAAAAGCTATCGAGGAATGGGATCCATAGGTGCGATGAAAAGAGGTAGTAAAGACCGCTATTTCCAAAATTCAGTATCGGAGAACAAACTCGTTGCCGAAGGAATTGAAGGTATGGTACCCTATAAGGGACCTTTAAGTGAGTTTATCTATCAGCTAATTGGTGGTTTACGCAGCGGTATGGGATATATTGGGGCAGCAAATCTTTCCCAATTACGAATAAATGCCGAGTTTGTGGAAATAAGCTCGGCGGGACTCAAGGAATCACATCCTCACGATGTGCGCATTACCAAAGAAACTCCGAACTATCAAAGCGGAGATTGATAGCTCCAAGCAAAGCCTTTTGAGTGCTTTTCTTTACCACCTAAAGGTTGAGCGAGGTATGGCAGCAAACAGCATCGAGGCTTACGAGCGCGATATCAAAGATTTCTTGGTTTACACTCAAGAGTCGGTATCAAATTGCTCTGCTCAAGACTTGATTGAGTATCTGAGCCTACTTCAGGATATGGGACTGCAGAATAGTTCATTGGCTCGCAAGCGTGTAGCCATCAAGCAGTTTTTCGATTATCATCTGCAAAACGATCATCCGGTTAGCCTGGATTTTGATATGGTTCCCGCTATAGGCATTGGTAGCTATTTGCCAGATACACTCTCAGTTGAGGAAATGCGGCTTTTGCTGGATAGTTTAGCTACGGATAGCAGCCTTGCCTATCGTAATAAAGTAATGATGGAGCTATTGTATGCTACTGGGATGCGTATTTCAGAGCTTTTGGGGCTAACAATACACGATCTGAATACCAGCCAGCACATGATATTAGTGCAAGGTAAAGGCAGCAAGCAGCGCTATGTACCTTATATTAAACGATTAGACCCATTGTTGGATGTCTATTTAAAGGTTCATCGCCCAATCTTGCAACAAATCAAACAAGGCGATATTCTTTTCTTAAACAGATTTGGTAACAAACTATCACGGATGGGTTTTTGGAAGATACTTAAAGAGGCTACGATAAAAGCGGGGATCAAGCATGATATCAGTCCTCACACTTTTCGGCATTCATTTGCCACCCATCTTTTGGAGGCAGGAGTAAATTTGCGCATAGTGCAAAGCCTTTTGGGGCACTCAAGTATTAATACTACTCAGATATATACACATGTGGATATGCGCTTATTGATAGAAACACACAAACAATACCATCCCCGCGCATAGATACTTACAGAGATAAGACTTAGGAGATAAAAAATGAGAAAGATTGCATTATTTGGATTCATTTTTCTTGCACTTACTGCTTGTTCAAAAGGCAAGAAAGAGAACAACGTATTAAGTATAACTTTGGATTGGACTCCCAACACAAATCACACAGGATTATATGTAGCCCAGGAACTGGGATATTTTGATGATGAAGGCTTGGAAGTTCAAATTCTTCAGCCAGGGCAGGGAGTAACTGATCAAATTGTTGCTACAGGGAAAAGCGAATTTGGTATCAGCTATCAAGAAAACGTAATCCGCGCACGCAGTGAAGGCATCCCATTAGTTTCTATTGCCGCAGTTATTCAGCACAATACATCCGGCTTTGCTTCCCTTGAAGAAGCCGGCATAATAAGCCCCAAAGATTTTGAAGGTAAGCGTTACGGCAGTTGGGATAGCCCATCAGAGATGGCAATTTTAGAAAACGTTATGAGTAATTCAGATGCAGACATAAGCAAAGTAGAAGTTGTATCTGGAGTTTACGATTTTTTCTCAACTATAGGAAAAGACGCAGATTTTGAATGGATTTATTACGGTTGGGATGGTGTAGTAGCCAAACAAAAGGGCATTGAGTTGAATTATATCCCTCTCAAAAACTTAAATCCGGTTTTCGATTATTATACTCCAGTTATAATCAGCAGTGATAGTTATTTAAAGAATAATCCTGAGCTAACTCAAAAGTTCATGGCTGCAGTTAAGAAGGGCTACGAGTACTGCATTAAAGAACCACAAAAATCAGCAGATATACTACTTAAACACGTACCAGAGCTCAATCCGGATCAAGTAAAACTAAGCATGGACTACCTTGCCCACGAGTATCAATCGGATGCAGAATACTGGGGTTTACAAAGCAGTGAAGTATGGTATGGATTTGCCAATTGGATGAGTGACGAATCTCTGATTCCCAAATCTATCGAGATAGATAAAGCCTTTACTAACCAATACTTGATGCCCTAATGCCAATACTGCGTGCTCAACAGCTTGAGAAATCGTTTCTGTTTCAAGGAGAAATCTCTAAAGTATTGAAAGGGATAAATCTCGAGCTGCAGGAAGGTGAGTTTGTTAGTATTGTGGGAGCCAGCGGATGCGGGAAAACTACTCTTTTAGAAATACTTGCTGGTATTACTTTCTCCGATAATGGAAGTATCTACTATATGGATAGAGATATTACTTGTAAAGCTGGATATTTGGGCTATATGCCTCAATCTGATATGCTGTTCCCTTGGCTAAAAGTTATAGACAACATTCTTTTGCCGGCAAAAATAAGAGGAGGTGACACCAAACAAGAGAAACGGAAAGCACTGGACTTACTACCGATATTTGGTCTTGAAGATTACGC
The genomic region above belongs to Candidatus Cloacimonadota bacterium and contains:
- a CDS encoding tyrosine recombinase; protein product: MCALPKKLRTIKAEIDSSKQSLLSAFLYHLKVERGMAANSIEAYERDIKDFLVYTQESVSNCSAQDLIEYLSLLQDMGLQNSSLARKRVAIKQFFDYHLQNDHPVSLDFDMVPAIGIGSYLPDTLSVEEMRLLLDSLATDSSLAYRNKVMMELLYATGMRISELLGLTIHDLNTSQHMILVQGKGSKQRYVPYIKRLDPLLDVYLKVHRPILQQIKQGDILFLNRFGNKLSRMGFWKILKEATIKAGIKHDISPHTFRHSFATHLLEAGVNLRIVQSLLGHSSINTTQIYTHVDMRLLIETHKQYHPRA
- a CDS encoding ABC transporter substrate-binding protein, whose translation is MRKIALFGFIFLALTACSKGKKENNVLSITLDWTPNTNHTGLYVAQELGYFDDEGLEVQILQPGQGVTDQIVATGKSEFGISYQENVIRARSEGIPLVSIAAVIQHNTSGFASLEEAGIISPKDFEGKRYGSWDSPSEMAILENVMSNSDADISKVEVVSGVYDFFSTIGKDADFEWIYYGWDGVVAKQKGIELNYIPLKNLNPVFDYYTPVIISSDSYLKNNPELTQKFMAAVKKGYEYCIKEPQKSADILLKHVPELNPDQVKLSMDYLAHEYQSDAEYWGLQSSEVWYGFANWMSDESLIPKSIEIDKAFTNQYLMP
- a CDS encoding ATP-binding cassette domain-containing protein produces the protein MPILRAQQLEKSFLFQGEISKVLKGINLELQEGEFVSIVGASGCGKTTLLEILAGITFSDNGSIYYMDRDITCKAGYLGYMPQSDMLFPWLKVIDNILLPAKIRGGDTKQEKRKALDLLPIFGLEDYA